Proteins found in one Amphiura filiformis chromosome 14, Afil_fr2py, whole genome shotgun sequence genomic segment:
- the LOC140170380 gene encoding uncharacterized protein, whose translation MASAIKQEKLDAKTGNTSQSIQQNEPVDGSTLKRQSKSTTEEEPRRSKRQRVAPKTYDEEQTKSKSQRNGRGKTSVRWKEEELEKLLNCLKKYQRADNIYSVKKHVKTKNLEQVEAKLEHLKKKALERAMDESAGMPPLQCWEMLAKDVTNTLGDESYKELSKVFWTATTESKLSKGRNNRSAPNQPNYNEIYKFLAALLRGTPPPELSPIGK comes from the exons ATGGCAAGTGCTATTAAACAAGAGAAATTAGATGCAAAAACTGGCAACACTTCCCAGTCAATACAGCAAAATGAACCAGTAGATGGTAGTACTCTAAAGAGACAGTCCAAATCAACAACAGAAGAAGAACCTCGCAGATCAAAGCGACAGCGTGTGGCACCTAAAACATATGATGAAGAACAAACAAAAAGTAAATCGCAGCGAAACGGCCGTGGCAAGACATCAGTACGTTGGAAAGAAGAGGAACTTGAGAAGCTTTTAAACTGCTTAAAAAA ATATCAGCGGGCTGACAACATCTACTCTGTCAAGAAACATGTGAAGACCAAGAATTTGGAGCAAGTTGAAGCTAAACTTGAGCATCTCAAGAAAAAAGCTCTTG AAAGAGCTATGGATGAGAGTGCAGGCATGCCTCCATTACAG TGCTGGGAGATGTTAGCCAAAGATGTTACTAATACACTCGGTGATGAGAGCTATAAAGAGTTATCCAAG GTGTTTTGGACAGCAACGACAGAAAGCAAATTATCCAAGGGACGTAATAATAGATCTGCCCCAAACCAACCCAATTATAATGAGATCTACAAGTTCCTAGCTGCCTTGCTACGTGGTACACCACCTCCTGAGTTGTCTCCTATTGGTAAGTAG